The Euphorbia lathyris chromosome 3, ddEupLath1.1, whole genome shotgun sequence genome contains a region encoding:
- the LOC136223596 gene encoding root phototropism protein 3-like, whose translation MTEDLEERNLILRTEAFLSYIVLSSWRDSISVLKSCEKLSPWAENLQIVRRCSESIASKACANLKGVTWTYTSPNGNQIVPPDWWFEDVSILGINHFVRVISAIKVKGMRFELIGAAITHYAGKWLPDLIKDGGVSVSVAGSSSSSSSSWGGGLNMIVPDLTSVENKDQRTIIESLISIIPPQKDSVSCSFLLHLLRMANMLKVAAALVTELEKRVGMQLEQATLADLLIPSYNKSETMYDVDLVQRLLEHFLVQEQTEYSDPNAKITVARLLDCYLVEVSKDRNLSLAKFQVLAEALPESARTCDDGLYRAIDSYLKAHPTLPEHERKRLCRVMDLQKLSNDAYMHAAQNERLPLRIVMQVLFTGQLKISNAMATNSQKEAGEPSQFQAMVPSRKTLLEGTPQSFQEGWEAAKKDINTLKYKLETVKTKYVELQNDMENLQRQFDKLTNKKHNSTWSSGWKKLSKFIKITDMENHENGSSEQARKTPTMWLNSIS comes from the exons ATGACAGAAGATTTGGAAGAACGCAATCTCATATTAAGAACTGAAGCTTTTCTTAGCTATATAGTGTTATCATCTTGGAGAGATTCAATATCAGTACTAAAAAGCTGCGAAAAACTCTCACCTTGGGCAGAAAACCTTCAGATTGTGCGGAGATGCAGTGAATCCATTGCTTCCAAAGCTTGTGCTAATCTAAAAGGGGTTACATGGACTTACACAAGTCCGAATGGAAATCAGATTGTTCCTCCTGACTGGTGGTTTGAAGATGTTTCAATCCTTGGGATTAATCACTTTGTTAGGGTCATTTCTGCAATTAAAGTAAAAGGTATGAGGTTTGAATTGATTGGAGCTGCAATAACTCACTATGCAGGCAAATGGCTTCCTGATTTGATCAAAGATGGGGGAGTTTCTGTTTCTGTAGCAGGAAGCAGTAGCAGTAGCAGTAGCAGTTGGGGGGGCGGACTAAATATGATTGTTCCGGACTTAACATCCGTTGAGAATAAAGATCAACGAACGATTATAGAGAGCTTAATCAGCATAATTCCGCCGCAGAAAGATAGTGTATCTTGCAGCTTCCTTCTTCACCTTCTTCGGATGGCAAACATGTTAAAAGTAGCAGCAGCATTGGTTACGGAACTCGAAAAACGAGTAGGGATGCAGCTTGAACAAGCAACACTAGCAGATCTTCTAATTCCTTCTTACAATAAGAGTGAAACAATGTATGATGTAGACCTTGTTCAAAGGCTTTTGGAACATTTCCTTGTTCAAGAACAGACAGAATATTCTGATCCAAATGCTAAAATTACAGTAGCAAGGCTTCTTGATTGTTACCTAGTTGAAGTTTCCAAGGATAGAAACCTTTCTCTTGCTAAATTTCAGGTACTCGCTGAAGCTTTGCCCGAATCCGCAAGAACCTGTGACGATGGCCTTTATCGAGCAATTGATTCTTATCTAAAG GCTCATCCAACACTTCCCGAGCACGAAAGGAAACGCCTATGTCGAGTGATGGACTTACAAAAACTATCAAATGATGCCTATATGCATGCTGCTCAAAATGAGAGGCTACCTCTCAGGATTGTTATGCAAGTACTGTTTACGGGACAGCTGAAAATAAGCAACGCAATGGCTACAAATTCCCAGAAAGAAGCTGGAGAGCCATCGCAGTTTCAGGCTATGGTACCAAGTCGGAAAACGCTACTCGAAGGGACTCCGCAATCGTTTCAAGAAGGATGGGAAGCTGCCAAGAAGGACATTAACACTCTCAAATACAAACTCGAAACGGTCAAGACTAAGTATGTAGAGCTCCAAAATGACATGGAGAATTTGCagagacagtttgataaattgacaaataaaaaacataattcAACTTGGAGCAGTGGATGGAAGAAGTTGAGCAAGTTCATTAAGATAACAGATATGGAAAACCATGAAAATGGATCTTCAGAACAGGCTAGAAAAACACCAACAATGTGGCTAAATTCAATTTCCTGA